One part of the Vicia villosa cultivar HV-30 ecotype Madison, WI linkage group LG6, Vvil1.0, whole genome shotgun sequence genome encodes these proteins:
- the LOC131614476 gene encoding uncharacterized protein LOC131614476 — protein sequence MQQSFMETLKSMGLSQSTDDNKCIEKMEVVEGSGKGSCSAAKGSTKGVEVDDVQRLLLMVMKMADKHLEIELSHCKSAINFYISAKCIRELLVGFHWLDVSILQVWCTYILRLCIDNSSSEVYGFMDPAMCIHYDDVPSSATKVRNYMQDKLMKEDRVCHLLPLIHG from the exons ATGCAACAATCTTTTATGGAGACACTTAAGTCTATGGGTTTATCGCAAAGCACAGATGATAATAAATGCATTGAAAAAATGGAAGTTGTCGAAGGAAGCGGAAAAGGAAGTTGTTCAGCTGCAAAAGGAAGCACAAAAGGTGTGGAAGTTGACGATGTTCAGAGATTGCTACTCATGGTTATGAAAATGGCTGACAAACACTTGGAAATCGAATTAAGTCATTGTAAATCTgccattaatttttatatatcagCTAAGTGTATCAGAGAGTTGTTGGTGGGTTTTCATTGGCTTGACGTGTCTATTCTGCAAGTTTGGTGCAC gtaTATTCTTCGTTTATGTATTGATAATTCATCATCGGAAGTGTATGGATTTATGGACCCTGCTATGTGTATACATTATGATGATGTGCCGAGTTCTGCAACAAAGGTTAGAAATTACATGCAAGATAAGTTAATGAAGGAAGACAGAGTTTGCCACCTCCTACCACTTATTCATGggtaa
- the LOC131614475 gene encoding uncharacterized protein LOC131614475 has translation MRANRLSAEYEHGVIEFLQFAESNAKKDLPPPKSSAEESLPTLILCPCVCCANQEPKLSKKETMNHLICKGICQSYTQWIWHGEVVATLNVSQIDNVSVKMDDRLEDMMRDIEQDSFKRAHAYDSLCIDKDTPLYPGCTNFTRLSAVLKLFNLKAVNGWSDKSFTELLELLTQMLPEGNVLPSRYYEAKKILCPMGLDYEKIHACPNDCILYIKEYVNYNHCPKCKASRYKKRHGESSDDEEVKKGPPTKVVWYLPIISRFKRLFSTATP, from the coding sequence ATGAGAGCCAATCGATTAAGTGCTGAGTACGAACATGGAGTGATAGAATTTCTACAGTTTGCTGAAAGTAATGCTAAAAAAGATCTTCCTCCTCCTAAAAGTAGTGCTGAAGAAAGTCTTCCTACACTTATTCTCTGTCCGTGTGTTTGTTGTGCAAATCAAGAACCAAAACTTAGTAAGAAAGAAACCATGAATCATCTAATTTGTAAAGGGATTTGTCAAAGTTATACACAATGGATATGGCACGGTGAAGTAGTAGCAACGTTAAATGTGTCCCAAATAGATAATGTTAGTGTAAAAATGGATGATCGTCTGGAAGACATGATGCGTGATATTGAACAAGATTCGTTTAAGAGGGCACATGCGTATGATAGCTTATGCATTGACAAGGATACACCTTTGTACCCGGGATGCACAAATTTTACACGTTTGTCAGCCGTGTTAAAATTGTTCAATCTAAAGGCAGTTAACGGGTGGAGTGATAAAAGTTTTACCGAATTGCTTGAATTGTTGACACAAATGCTTCCAGAAGGTAACGTACTGCCAAGTCGTTATTACGAGGCGAAGAAAATATTGTGTCCGATGGGTTTGGATTatgaaaagatacatgcatgccctaatgattgcatattatacatAAAAGAGTATGTAAACTATAATCATTGTCCGAAGTGCAAGGCATCACGCTACAAAAAAAGACATGGTGAATCTAGTGATGATGAGGAAGTCAAAAAAGGTCCTCCTACGAAAGTAGTATGGTACCTACCGATCATTTCAAGGTTCAAGAGATTATTCTCCACCGCCACGCCATGA
- the LOC131609692 gene encoding uncharacterized protein LOC131609692 isoform X2, which translates to MNPTAALSYSLAASSLSSAEFHRRNPSKIRPCTPFSFRHRHCLNHSSLLRVVNDSDRTELSSDAKTETYSEADKIVDSMNFGELCNEFECNSSPSIESTARQLALDIFELRSGNRALGTYAVSVTYKDPIRSFTGREKYKRPLWAIIALDNPSVTVQEMTMLSTSVLRIKWRIRGKPKSVLAGVGGDLTLKVTSKFTLNQISGQVIEHEESWDLSASSATAQAFFWTSRVLYTTVESIKDLADSAKNLSANFSSKNENMDIYPDPSGDPTKFFQKDDSFQQDIYQIALLLAVIYLVVQVLRITL; encoded by the exons ATGAATCCGACAGCCGCACTTTCTTATTCTCTTGCCGCTTCTTCTCTTTCCTCCGCCGAATTCCACCGGAGAAATCCATCAAAAATTCGTCCATGCACTCCCTTCTCCTTCCGTCATCGCCACTGCCTCAACCACTCTTCTTTATTGCGAG TTGTCAATGATTCTGATAGGACTGAACTGTCTTCTGATGCCAAAACTGAAACATACTCGGAGGCTGATAAAATAGTTGATAGTATGAACTTTGGTGAGCTGTGCAATGAGTTCGAGTGCAACAGTAGTCCCTCGATAGAATCTACTGCAAGACAACTTGCTCTAGATATATTCGAGCTAAGGAGTGGGAATCGAGCACTCGGAACCTATGCAGTTTCTGTCACTTATAAG GATCCCATAAGGAGTTTTACTGGTCGTGAGAAGTATAAGAGACCTCTATGGGCAATCATTGCACTAGACAATCCATCTGTG ACTGTGCAGGAAATGACTATGCTGTCAACAAGTGTTTTAAGGATCAAGTGGAGAATTAGAGGAAAGCCTAAATCTGTTCTTGCTGGGGTAGGAGGAGATCTCACACTCAAAGTTACTTCCAAATTTACTCTTAACCAAATTAGTGGACAAGTCATTGAGCATGAAGAATCATGGGACTTATCAGCTTCATCTGCTACTGCTCAGGCATTTTTCTGGACGTCGCGTGTTCTGTATACTACTGTTGAATCTATAAAAGATTTGGCTGATAGTGCCAAGAATTTAAGTGCTAATTTTTCATCTAAGAACGAGAACATGGATATTTATCCAGATCCTTCTGGTGATCCAACCAAG TTCTTCCAGAAAGACGACAGCTTTCAGCAAGATATATACCAGATTGCACTCCTCCTGGCAGTTATTTATTTAGTGGTACAGGTTCTGAGGATAACTTTGTAA
- the LOC131609693 gene encoding thioredoxin F-type, chloroplastic, which translates to MALNLCTSPKWIGTTVFDSTSSSKPSLASSSSTTSFSSSILSSKSVGKQSLSLRRNVGVSVRSSLETAGPTVTVGKVTEVNKDTFWPIVNAAGDKAVVLDMFTKWCGPCKVIAPLYEELSQKYLDVVFLKLDCNQDNKSLAKELGIKVVPTFKILKDSKIVKEVTGAKFDDLLAAIDSVRSS; encoded by the exons ATGGCTCTGAATCTCTGCACCTCCCCTAAATGGATCGGCACCACCGTTTTCGATAGTACTTCTTCTTCGAAACCAtctcttgcttcttcttcttctacaacttcattttcttcttccattCTAAGTTCGAAGAGTGTTGGTAAACAGAGTTTGAGCTTGAGGAGGAATGTTGGTGTCAGTGTAAGATCCAGCTTGGAAACTGCGGGACCCACGGTGACGGTAGGGAAAGTGACTGAGGTTAACAAGGATACGTTTTGGCCCATCGTTAATGCCGCCGGTGATAAAGCCGTCGTCCTCGATATGTTCACCAAATG GTGTGGTCCTTGCAAAGTGATAGCTCCATTATACGAAGAGTTATCTCAAAAGTATTTGGATGTTGTCTTTCTAAAGCTTGATTGCAACCAAGATAACAAG TCCTTGGCAAAAGAGCTAGGAATTAAAGTGGTTCCCACTTTTAAAATTCTGAAGGACAGCAAGATTGTAAAAGAAGTAACTGGTGCTAAATTTGATGATTTGCTCGCTGCCATTGACAGTGTTCGGTCTAGTTAG
- the LOC131614477 gene encoding glutamine--fructose-6-phosphate aminotransferase [isomerizing] 1-like translates to MCGIFAYLNYNVERERSYILQVLFNGLRRLEYRGYDSAGIAIDSSSPPKPQCSSNSDSDFTSSPPLVFRQEGNIESLVKSVYQEVDETALNLKESFSTHAGIAHTRWATHGEPAPRNSHPQTSGPANEFMVVHNGVITNYEVLKATLILHGFTFKSETDTEVIPKLAKFVYDKANEAAGNFCFRIYIKFIGLIKYMTLTLVFTLNNCSRKKFLNVLNSKLNLESSISLVVEDPNIIFSKTLSHIVLVI, encoded by the exons atgtgtGGGATATTCGCGTATCTGAATTACAACGTGGAAAGAGAGAGAAGTTACATCTTGCAGGTTCTCTTCAACGGTTTAAGACGGTTAGAGTATCGCGGTTACGATTCCGCCGGAATCGCCATCGATTCTTCTTCTCCTCCAAAACCTCAATGCTCCTCCAATTCCGATTCCGATTTCACTTCCTCTCCTCCTCTTGTCTTCCGCCAAGAAGGCAACATCGAATCCCTTGTTAAATCCGTATACCAAG AGGTTGATGAAACTGCACTCAACTTGAAGGAGAGTTTCAGTACTCATGCTGGAATTGCACACACGCGTTGGGCTACACACGGTGAGCCTGCTCCGCGAAATAGTCATCCGCAAACTTCAGGTCCTGCTAATGAATTCATGGTTGTTCACAATGGTGTTATCACTAATTATGAG gttttgaaggcaacattgaTCCTACATGGCTTCACATTTAAATCGGAAACTGATACGGAAGTCATTCCCAAACTTGCCAAGTTTGTTTATGAtaaagcaaatgaagctgctggTAATTTCTGTTTCAGAATTTACATAAAATTTATAGGATTAA TCAAATATATGACATTAACATTGGTTTTTACTCTAAATAATTGTTCAAGAAAAAAGTTTCTAAATGTTCTCAATTCAAAACTGAATTTGGAG TCATCCATTTCTCTTGTGGTTGAGGATCCAaacattatattttcaaaaactcTCTCACATATAGTACTTGTTATCTGA
- the LOC131609691 gene encoding aspartic proteinase 36-like — MDRVRGLILVVFTLFLLLVVDASDFVFPVERKFKGPHQSLDAMKTHDANRRGRFLSAADIPLGGNGLPSSTGLYYTKLGLGSPSRDFYVQVDTGSDILWVNCVGCTACPKKSGLGMDLTLYNPKASLTASVVPCDDEFCTTTYDGPISGCKQEMSCPYGITYGDGSTTSGSYVKDALTFNRVSGNLQTAPDNSSVIFGCGAKQSGTLSSSSDEALDGIIGFGQSNSSVLSQLAASGKVKRIFSHCLDSINGGGIFSIGQVMEPKFNTTPLVPKMAHYNVILKDMEVDGDSIQLPTDLFDTGSGRGTIIDSGTTLAYLPASIYNQIVTKILARQPGLKLYLVEDQFTCFHFSDNFDEGFPLVKFHFEGLSLTVYPHDYLFLYKNDIYCIGWQKSNTQTKDGKDLILLGDLVLSNKLVVYDLDNMTIGWTDFNCSSSIKVKDDKSGSVYTVGAQDLSSASTVFIGRILTFFLLIIAMLST, encoded by the exons ATGGATCGTGTTAGAGGGTTGATTCTTGTTGTTTTcaccttgtttcttcttcttgttgttgATGCTTCTGATTTTGTTTTCCCTGTGGAGCGTAAATTCAAAGGGCCTCATCAGAGTTTAGATGCGATGAAAACTCATGATGCTAATAGACGTGGTAGATTTCTCTCTGCTGCTGATATTCCTCTTGGTGGCAATGGTCTTCCTTCTTCCACTGG GCTATATTATACCAAACTAGGGCTTGGCTCTCCTTCTAGGGACTTCTATGTACAAGTTGACACAGGAAGTGACATTCTTTGGGTGAATTGTGTAGGCTGCACAGCATGTCCCAAGAAAAGTGGTCTTGGT ATGGATTTAACCCTCTATAACCCAAAAGCCTCGCTAACTGCAAGTGTGGTGCCTTGTGATGATGAATTTTGCACTACAACATATGATGGTCCAATTTCTGGATGCAAGCAAGAGATGTCATGTCCATACGGCATAACTTATGGAGATGGAAGTACAACCTCTGGTTCCTATGTGAAGGATGCTCTTACATTCAACCGAGTGAGTGGTAATCTCCAAACCGCACCAGATAATAGCAGTGTGATTTTCGG GTGCGGCGCAAAACAATCCGGGACATTGAGTTCATCGTCTGATGAAGCCCTTGATGGAATTATTGGTTTTGGACAATCAAATTCTTCTGTACTCTCACAGCTTGCTGCATCTGGAAAGGTGAAAAGGATATTTTCACACTGCCTTGATAGTATCAATGGAGGAGGAATATTTTCCATAGGACAAGTGATGGAGCCAAAATTTAACACTACTCCATTGGTACCAAAAAT GGCACACTACAATGTGATCTTGAAGGACATGGAGGTTGATGGGGATTCTATACAGCTCCCTACAGATTTATTTGATACTGGAAGTGGAAGAGGAACAATCATAGATAGTGGTACCACCTTGGCTTATCTTCCAGCTTCGATTTACAACCAGATAGTAACAAAG ATTTTAGCGCGGCAACCGGGACTAAAATTGTATCTTGTTGAGGACCAATTTACTTGTTTTCATTTCTCAGACAA TTTTGATGAAGGATTTCCACTTGTCAAGTTTCACTTTGAGGGTCTTTCTCTTACAGTTTATCCTCATGACTACCTGTTCTTGTATAAA AACGATATTTACTGTATTGGCTGGCAGAAAAGTAATACACAGACTAAGGATGGAAAAGACCTGATTCTTCTTGGAG ATTTGGTGCTGTCAAACAAATTAGTTGTATATGATCTTGATAACATGACAATTGGATGGACTGATTTCAATT GTTCTTCCAGCATTAAAGTGAAGGATGATAAGAGTGGATCTGTATATACAGTGGGTGCACAAGATCTTTCTTCAGCTTCCACTGTGTTTATAGGAAGAATATTGACATTCTTTTTGTTGATTATTGCCATGCTAAGCACTTAA
- the LOC131609692 gene encoding uncharacterized protein LOC131609692 isoform X1: MNPTAALSYSLAASSLSSAEFHRRNPSKIRPCTPFSFRHRHCLNHSSLLRGGMCFAVVNDSDRTELSSDAKTETYSEADKIVDSMNFGELCNEFECNSSPSIESTARQLALDIFELRSGNRALGTYAVSVTYKDPIRSFTGREKYKRPLWAIIALDNPSVTVQEMTMLSTSVLRIKWRIRGKPKSVLAGVGGDLTLKVTSKFTLNQISGQVIEHEESWDLSASSATAQAFFWTSRVLYTTVESIKDLADSAKNLSANFSSKNENMDIYPDPSGDPTKFFQKDDSFQQDIYQIALLLAVIYLVVQVLRITL; the protein is encoded by the exons ATGAATCCGACAGCCGCACTTTCTTATTCTCTTGCCGCTTCTTCTCTTTCCTCCGCCGAATTCCACCGGAGAAATCCATCAAAAATTCGTCCATGCACTCCCTTCTCCTTCCGTCATCGCCACTGCCTCAACCACTCTTCTTTATTGCGAG GTGGCATGTGTTTTGCAGTTGTCAATGATTCTGATAGGACTGAACTGTCTTCTGATGCCAAAACTGAAACATACTCGGAGGCTGATAAAATAGTTGATAGTATGAACTTTGGTGAGCTGTGCAATGAGTTCGAGTGCAACAGTAGTCCCTCGATAGAATCTACTGCAAGACAACTTGCTCTAGATATATTCGAGCTAAGGAGTGGGAATCGAGCACTCGGAACCTATGCAGTTTCTGTCACTTATAAG GATCCCATAAGGAGTTTTACTGGTCGTGAGAAGTATAAGAGACCTCTATGGGCAATCATTGCACTAGACAATCCATCTGTG ACTGTGCAGGAAATGACTATGCTGTCAACAAGTGTTTTAAGGATCAAGTGGAGAATTAGAGGAAAGCCTAAATCTGTTCTTGCTGGGGTAGGAGGAGATCTCACACTCAAAGTTACTTCCAAATTTACTCTTAACCAAATTAGTGGACAAGTCATTGAGCATGAAGAATCATGGGACTTATCAGCTTCATCTGCTACTGCTCAGGCATTTTTCTGGACGTCGCGTGTTCTGTATACTACTGTTGAATCTATAAAAGATTTGGCTGATAGTGCCAAGAATTTAAGTGCTAATTTTTCATCTAAGAACGAGAACATGGATATTTATCCAGATCCTTCTGGTGATCCAACCAAG TTCTTCCAGAAAGACGACAGCTTTCAGCAAGATATATACCAGATTGCACTCCTCCTGGCAGTTATTTATTTAGTGGTACAGGTTCTGAGGATAACTTTGTAA